One segment of Schistocerca cancellata isolate TAMUIC-IGC-003103 chromosome 2, iqSchCanc2.1, whole genome shotgun sequence DNA contains the following:
- the LOC126161643 gene encoding LOW QUALITY PROTEIN: thioredoxin reductase-like selenoprotein T homolog CG3887 (The sequence of the model RefSeq protein was modified relative to this genomic sequence to represent the inferred CDS: substituted 1 base at 1 genomic stop codon): MSRIGFMSVVLCIALASVHGRDKEIPTTKLTMNSYLGPTLKFLYCYSXGYRGLFEQYAAILRQKYPEIMVEGDLYPPPNINIFLAQALGVAKMLLIGCILSGMNIFNLFGQEQPPWWTWCINNKIYSCMMTFFVCNAVEGQLVSTGAFEISFNDVPIWSKLETGRIPQPPELFQIIDNHLHFGRQS; this comes from the exons ATGTCGCGTATAGGATTCATGTCTGTTGTTTTATGTATTGCTCTGGCAAGTGTCCATGGGCGCGATAAAGAAATACCGACAACCAAGTTAACGATGAATTCGTACTTGGGAcccactttgaaatttttgtattg CTATTCGTGAGGCTACAGGGGGCTTTTTGAGCAGTATGCAGCCATACTGCGTCAAAAGTATCCCGAGATAATGGTAGAGGGCGACCTATATCCACCTCCAAACATCAATATTTTCCTAGCTCAGGCATTG GGAGTTGCAAAAATGTTGTTAATTGGTTGCATATTAAGTGGAAtgaatatatttaatttgtttggtCAAGAGCAACCTCCATGGTGGACTTGGTGCATCAACAACAAAATATACTCCTGTATGATGACTTTTTTTGTGTGCAATGCAGTTGAGGGTCAACTGGTTTCAACTGGAGCGTTTGAAATTTCTTTCAATG ATGTTCCTATTTGGTCAAAACTGGAAACGGGCAGGATACCACAGCCACCAGAATTATTCCAAATCATTGATAATCACCTCCATTTTGGTCGCCAGTCGTAA